One region of Quercus lobata isolate SW786 chromosome 2, ValleyOak3.0 Primary Assembly, whole genome shotgun sequence genomic DNA includes:
- the LOC115977257 gene encoding leucine aminopeptidase 1-like, whose translation MAAIVVSVATTLVASSPRYSSSTTSLLFTKLRSSSPFLRFSLAVTPFCSRKRRLMAHTLAQANLGLTYPAGIEAPKISFAAKDIDATEWKGDILAVGVTEKDLAKDENSKFQNSILKKLDSQLGGLLAEASSEEDFTGKAGQSTVLRLPGLGSKRVGLIGLGQSVSTPAAFRGLGEAVAAAAKSTQASDVAIVLASSEGLSAESKLNSATAIASGTVLGLYEDNRYKSESKKPALKSVDILGLGTGPELEKKLKFAEAVSSAVIFGRELVNSPANVLTPAVLAEEASKIASLYSDVFSAKILNAEQCKELKMGSYLGVAAASANPPHFIHLCYKPPGGPAKVKLALVGKGLTFDSGGYNIKTGPGCSIELMKFDMGGSAAVLGAAKAIGQIKPSGVEVHFIVAACENMISGTGMRPGDIVTASNGKTIEVNNTDAEGRLTLADALVYACNQGVEKIVDLATLTGACVVALGPSIAGIFTPSDDLAKEVIAASEASGEKLWRLPLEESYWESMKSGVADMVNTGGRPGGAITAALFLKQFVDEKVQWMHIDLAGPVWNDKKRAATGFGISTLVEWVLKNSS comes from the exons ATGGCTGCCATTGTTGTATCCGTAGCCACCACACTTGTAGCTTCGTCTCCTCGATATTCTTCTTCTACTACCTCCTTACTTTTCACTAAACTAAGGTCTTCTTCACCATTTCTTCGATTTTCTTTAGCTGTTACACCCTTTTGCTCTCGCAAACGTAGACTCATGGCTCACACTCTCGCTCAGGCCAATCTCGGCCTCACTTACCCTGCTGGCATCGAAGCCCCtaag ATCTCTTTTGCTGCGAAAGATATTGATGCGACGGAATGGAAGGGAGATATACTTGCAGTGGGTGTCACTGAGAAAGACTTGGCAAAGGATGAGAACTCAAAGTTTCAGAATTCAATTTTGAAGAAGTTGGACTCTCAGTTGGGTGGTTTGTTGGCTGAAGCCTCTTCAGAGGAGGACTTTACTGGAAAGGCTGGCCAATCGACAGTTCTTAGGCTTCCGGGTCTTGGCTCAAAAAGGGTTGGCTTGATTGGGCTTGGACAGTCTGTTTCAACTCCAGCTGCTTTTCGGGGTCTTGGTGAGGCCGTTGCAGCAGCAGCAAAGTCTACTCAAGCAAGTGATGTTGCTATTGTGCTGGCCTCTTCCGAGGGGCTCTCTGCTGAATCAAAGCTTAACTCAGCTACGGCAATAGCATCTG GAACTGTACTGGGGTTATATGAAGACAATAGATATAAATCAGAGTCAAAGAAACCAGCACTAAAGTCTGTGGATATTCTTGGTCTTGGAACTGGACCTGAACTGGAAAAGAAGCTCAAGTTTGCAGAAGCTGTTTCTTCTGCAGTAATTTTTGGACGAGAGCTTGTGAATTCGCCTGCCAATGTACTCACACCTG CGGTACTCGCAGAAGAGGCTTCAAAGATTGCCTCCTTGTACAGTGATGTTTTTTCtgctaaaattttaaatgctgAGCAATGCAAAGAATTGAAGATGGGGTCATATCTGGGCGTAGCTGCAGCCTCTGCAAATCCTCCTCACTTCATACATTTGTGTTACAAACCTCCAGGTGGACCTGCCAAAGTCAAGTTGGCATTAGTTGGAAAAGGGTTGACCTTTGACAG TGGTGGCTACAACATCAAGACAGGACCAGGCTGTTCCATTGAGCTCATGAAATTTGATATGGGGGGTTCAGCAGCAGTTCTAGGTGCAGCAAAAGCTATTGGTCAAATTAAACCTTCTGGAGTAGAG GTTCATTTCATTGTGGCGGCTTGTGAGAACATGATAAGTGGAACTGGCATGAGACCTGGAGATATTGTAACAGCATCAAATGGAAAGACCATTGAG GTTAATAACACCGATGCTGAGGGCAGACTTACATTGGCAGATGCTTTGGTATATGCTTGTAACCAAGGTGTTGAGAAG ATAGTTGACTTGGCAACTTTAACTGGGGCTTGTGTAGTTGCTCTTGGGCCCTCAATTGCAG gtaTCTTTACACCCAGTGATGACTTGGCCAAGGAGGTAATTGCAGCTTCAGAGGCCAGTGGGGAGAAACTTTGGAGATTGCCTTTGGAGGAAAGTTATTGGGAGTCGATGAAATCAGGAGTAGCTGATATGGTCAACACTGGTGGTCGTCCAGGTGGTGCTATCACTGCTGCTCTCTTCTTGAAGCAG TTTGTTGATGAGAAGGTTCAATGGATGCATATTGACTTAGCAGGCCCAGTTTGGAATGATAAGAAACGCGCTGCAACAGGATTTGGCATTTCTACTTTGGTCGAGTGGGTTTTGAAGAACTCTTCTTAG